A single Desulfurobacterium sp. TC5-1 DNA region contains:
- the murC gene encoding UDP-N-acetylmuramate--L-alanine ligase has product MFKFSVKHVHFIGIGGIGISGLAYLFKKEGYYVTGSDIRESETTKFLEREGIKVFIGHKKENVEGADVVIHTSAVKRSNPEIVAALERGIPVIPRCDALSELMRFREGIAVAGTHGKTTTSSMISKIFYDAGVEPTILVGGKLDFLGFTNAYYGKSRVMIAETDESDGTFLKVLPSVSVVTNIDADHLDFYKNIETIKHSFAEFANRVSFYGKVFLCGECENVREILPFIYKRKIVYGFSKEFDLCACNVKQEGLSVEFEVLFKGRLEGKIHLPIPGKHNVLNALAAVGVSLEAGISFNEIAESLSTFKNAKRRAEIKGEEAGVVVIDDYGHHPTEIENTYKGIKDAYPDRDILVLFQPHRYTRTKLLWNEFADVLSRIDNLFLVDIYPAGEMPIESVSAEKLARFCGGTYVGSVDEAVFHILPLLKSNTVLLTLGAGDVYLAGEKILKHLKEKKILEGSSR; this is encoded by the coding sequence ATGTTTAAGTTTTCTGTAAAGCATGTTCATTTTATAGGTATAGGCGGGATTGGTATTTCCGGCCTTGCATATCTCTTCAAAAAAGAAGGTTATTATGTAACCGGTTCAGATATAAGAGAGAGTGAAACAACAAAGTTCCTTGAAAGGGAAGGAATAAAGGTTTTCATTGGTCATAAAAAGGAGAACGTTGAAGGGGCGGATGTTGTTATTCATACTTCTGCTGTGAAGCGCTCAAATCCTGAGATAGTAGCAGCTCTTGAGAGAGGAATTCCAGTTATTCCGAGGTGTGACGCCCTTTCGGAACTTATGAGATTCAGAGAGGGAATAGCTGTTGCCGGGACTCACGGGAAAACAACAACAAGCTCTATGATTTCTAAAATTTTCTATGATGCTGGTGTTGAGCCTACGATTTTGGTTGGTGGAAAGCTTGATTTTTTAGGTTTCACCAATGCGTATTATGGGAAAAGCAGGGTGATGATTGCTGAAACAGATGAAAGTGATGGAACTTTTTTAAAAGTACTTCCGTCAGTCAGTGTTGTAACAAACATAGATGCGGATCATCTTGATTTTTATAAGAACATTGAAACCATAAAGCATTCCTTTGCAGAATTTGCAAATAGAGTCTCCTTTTACGGGAAAGTTTTTTTATGTGGTGAGTGTGAAAATGTTAGAGAGATTTTGCCCTTTATCTATAAAAGAAAAATCGTTTACGGTTTTTCTAAAGAATTTGATCTCTGTGCTTGCAACGTGAAACAGGAAGGGCTTTCTGTAGAGTTCGAAGTTCTGTTTAAAGGTAGATTGGAAGGAAAAATTCACCTTCCTATTCCGGGTAAGCACAATGTTCTGAATGCTCTTGCAGCTGTGGGTGTTTCTCTTGAGGCGGGGATTTCTTTTAACGAGATAGCAGAAAGTCTTTCCACCTTTAAGAACGCGAAGAGGAGAGCCGAGATTAAAGGCGAGGAGGCTGGTGTTGTTGTGATTGATGATTATGGTCACCATCCGACAGAGATAGAAAATACGTATAAAGGTATAAAGGATGCCTACCCTGATAGGGATATTCTGGTTCTCTTTCAGCCTCATCGTTACACAAGGACAAAACTTTTGTGGAATGAGTTTGCTGATGTTTTAAGCAGGATAGATAACCTCTTTCTCGTTGATATATATCCTGCCGGTGAAATGCCCATAGAATCAGTTTCGGCGGAAAAGCTTGCACGCTTTTGTGGTGGGACGTATGTAGGAAGTGTGGACGAAGCGGTTTTTCATATCCTTCCACTTTTAAAGTCTAATACGGTTCTATTAACCCTTGGTGCCGGTGATGTCTATCTTGCCGGGGAAAAAATTTTAAAGCACCTCAAGGAGAAGAAGATTTTAGAAGGCTCTTCCCGCTAA
- a CDS encoding flagellar FliJ family protein translates to MVIKKKEYKLRQVFDRIDALLKEVESLNRIYDRLKFDMQRGRTVAEIFEKNIYCHYVLEEIKKKEEERSSLLKEAENLKRELAVLHGEKKAVEKFIMKLERERRKEELIQEGRLADEIFSRRFSDSSFND, encoded by the coding sequence TTGGTTATAAAAAAGAAGGAATATAAGCTCAGACAGGTTTTTGACCGTATCGATGCACTTTTAAAAGAAGTTGAATCGTTAAATAGGATTTACGATAGGTTAAAGTTTGACATGCAGAGAGGCAGAACGGTCGCTGAAATTTTTGAAAAGAACATTTATTGCCACTATGTTCTTGAAGAAATAAAGAAAAAAGAGGAAGAGAGGTCTTCTTTACTTAAGGAGGCAGAAAATTTAAAGAGAGAACTTGCTGTTCTGCACGGTGAGAAAAAGGCGGTTGAAAAGTTTATAATGAAACTGGAAAGAGAAAGAAGGAAAGAAGAGCTGATTCAGGAAGGGAGACTTGCCGATGAGATATTTAGCAGGCGTTTTAGTGATTCTTCTTTTAATGATTAA
- the amrB gene encoding AmmeMemoRadiSam system protein B — protein MVRYPAVAGQFYPASPEDLKMMLDSMCEPAPKIKAKAVIVPHAGYIYSGRVAGATYSRVEIPDLNVLLGPNHTGFGRRVSVFPDGIWVTPFGEVPVNSEVSKKLVKYPPYEPDVNAHIYEHSLEVQLPFLQYCSGFRETLSIVPIVFSFISYDVCEQAGKILAESLSDKDGLIVISSDFSHYVTQEKAKEMDKLAIDAILDLNPYELYTRVVTYDISMCGVVPATVGLIAAKLLGATAAELVMYRTSGDVTGNYREVVSYGGLIIY, from the coding sequence ATGGTTCGTTATCCGGCGGTTGCAGGGCAGTTTTATCCGGCGTCACCTGAGGATTTAAAAATGATGCTTGATTCTATGTGTGAACCTGCACCAAAAATTAAGGCAAAAGCAGTAATCGTTCCGCATGCAGGATATATCTATTCTGGTCGGGTTGCCGGTGCAACTTATAGCAGGGTGGAGATTCCCGATTTAAATGTTCTGCTTGGGCCAAATCACACAGGATTTGGCAGGAGGGTGTCTGTTTTCCCGGACGGTATCTGGGTTACGCCGTTTGGTGAGGTTCCCGTAAACAGCGAAGTATCGAAAAAGCTTGTGAAGTATCCACCTTACGAACCTGATGTTAATGCTCACATATACGAACATTCGCTTGAAGTTCAGCTTCCATTTCTCCAGTACTGTTCCGGGTTTAGAGAAACGCTTTCCATTGTACCTATCGTTTTTAGCTTCATAAGCTATGATGTGTGTGAGCAGGCCGGAAAGATTTTGGCTGAGTCTCTTTCCGATAAAGATGGTTTAATAGTTATAAGCTCTGATTTTTCCCACTACGTTACTCAGGAGAAGGCGAAGGAGATGGATAAACTTGCCATAGATGCCATTTTAGACCTCAACCCTTACGAACTCTACACCAGGGTTGTTACTTATGACATATCCATGTGTGGTGTTGTTCCGGCAACAGTAGGTCTTATCGCGGCAAAGCTACTTGGCGCTACGGCGGCAGAACTTGTAATGTACAGAACATCCGGTGATGTTACAGGAAATTACAGAGAGGTTGTCAGCTATGGTGGATTAATCATATATTAA
- a CDS encoding metalloregulator ArsR/SmtB family transcription factor, which yields METKVDYQEIAELLKALSHPTRLQIVEYLAGGEKCVKEIWEELGIPQPTASQHINVLKNAGVICYKKEGVRTCYRIKDDRVIQILQILKEEE from the coding sequence TTGGAAACGAAGGTGGACTATCAGGAGATAGCTGAACTTTTAAAAGCACTTTCTCATCCTACGAGGCTTCAGATTGTAGAGTATCTGGCGGGCGGTGAGAAGTGTGTTAAGGAAATATGGGAGGAGCTTGGTATCCCTCAGCCCACGGCTTCTCAGCATATTAATGTTTTAAAAAATGCGGGCGTTATCTGCTACAAAAAAGAGGGTGTTAGAACGTGCTACAGAATTAAAGATGATAGAGTAATACAAATCTTACAAATACTTAAAGAGGAGGAATAG
- a CDS encoding metalloregulator ArsR/SmtB family transcription factor: MREFAEAMKILGEPNRLRIVKMLQERSAYVCEIARVLGISMATVSTHLSVLKRFHLVEDKREGVKILYSLSSPPNKDVEKLLEFLKDIGEDWEITKRDRKHLNSIHDVDEICSKQTNTGV; encoded by the coding sequence GTGAGAGAGTTTGCTGAAGCCATGAAGATTTTAGGAGAACCGAACAGGCTGCGGATAGTGAAGATGCTACAGGAAAGGTCTGCCTATGTTTGTGAAATAGCCCGGGTCCTGGGTATTTCGATGGCTACTGTTTCGACTCATCTTTCTGTTCTTAAAAGGTTTCATCTTGTTGAAGATAAGAGAGAAGGGGTAAAGATTCTTTACTCTTTATCTTCGCCACCCAATAAAGATGTAGAAAAACTCCTTGAGTTTTTAAAGGATATAGGTGAAGATTGGGAAATAACAAAAAGAGACAGAAAACACCTGAATTCTATACATGATGTTGATGAAATTTGTTCTAAGCAAACGAATACAGGAGTCTAA
- a CDS encoding PD-(D/E)XK nuclease family protein, producing the protein MKAKINENIYIDIKHLRPWSFSKIQKAKRCAYDFYWTYVEKQEPAERADFFILGSGVHYILENAINTVFKRQKPLNYNVLKYFFEQFKQKEPSIEYERVKPFMPKILNYVNGQLRRLGKIHFFHSEVELCINREFVPAGFNGQEAFIRGKLDFVFAQDDTLYIVDHKTNRSREFSKRMKTQLRWYALLAKAKYPEFKKLALEVHNVRYGFVKRVIFTDTDILHFKLRLVPIIEMVEEEFFGKSFADLTPSPSSTNCRWCDFRHICPAKKE; encoded by the coding sequence ATGAAAGCCAAAATTAATGAGAATATATACATAGACATAAAACATCTACGGCCGTGGTCTTTCTCAAAAATTCAAAAAGCAAAAAGGTGCGCCTACGATTTCTATTGGACCTATGTGGAAAAACAGGAACCGGCAGAACGGGCAGATTTTTTCATTCTTGGAAGCGGCGTTCACTATATACTTGAAAATGCCATAAATACCGTTTTCAAAAGGCAAAAACCTCTCAACTACAACGTGTTAAAGTACTTCTTCGAACAGTTCAAGCAGAAAGAGCCTTCAATAGAGTATGAAAGGGTAAAACCGTTCATGCCTAAAATCTTAAACTACGTGAACGGACAACTAAGGAGGCTGGGGAAAATTCACTTCTTCCATTCAGAAGTAGAACTTTGCATAAACAGGGAATTTGTACCGGCCGGTTTTAACGGACAAGAGGCTTTCATAAGGGGAAAACTTGACTTTGTATTTGCCCAGGACGATACCCTCTACATTGTTGACCATAAAACAAACAGAAGCAGAGAATTCTCAAAAAGAATGAAAACACAGCTACGCTGGTACGCACTTTTAGCAAAGGCTAAATATCCCGAATTTAAAAAGCTTGCCCTCGAAGTTCACAACGTTCGTTACGGATTTGTCAAAAGAGTAATTTTTACAGATACTGACATTCTCCATTTTAAGCTTAGATTGGTACCCATCATAGAGATGGTTGAGGAAGAGTTTTTCGGAAAGAGTTTTGCAGATCTGACACCATCACCATCATCAACAAACTGTAGGTGGTGTGACTTTAGACACATCTGTCCGGCTAAAAAGGAGTAA
- a CDS encoding sulfurtransferase, translated as MENLLKSMDFDFWASGKHKISAEKFFELWKKDKAILLDVRDRRETELLSFSFGLNIPVHEIPDRVNEIPGDKMVCLFCAGKIKASIVYFYLLNKGFDNVKILAATIEQFAGFIKPGFIKKLF; from the coding sequence ATGGAAAATCTTTTAAAAAGTATGGACTTTGATTTCTGGGCTTCGGGAAAACATAAAATTTCTGCAGAAAAATTCTTTGAGTTATGGAAGAAAGACAAAGCAATTCTTCTTGATGTAAGGGATAGAAGGGAGACTGAACTGCTTTCCTTCTCTTTTGGTCTTAATATTCCTGTTCACGAGATCCCCGATAGAGTTAATGAAATTCCAGGAGATAAGATGGTGTGTCTCTTCTGTGCTGGAAAAATAAAAGCTTCCATAGTTTACTTTTATCTTTTAAATAAAGGTTTTGATAATGTGAAAATCCTGGCGGCTACTATAGAGCAGTTCGCCGGCTTTATAAAGCCGGGTTTCATAAAAAAACTGTTTTAA
- the trxB gene encoding thioredoxin-disulfide reductase: MFDTLWDVVIVGAGPAGLASAIYTGRSNLKTLVLDAMFPGGQLLITEMIENYPGFPEPMAGFELSDRMKKQAENFGAVIESGYSVNKVDIDGDIFTLKLESGGEVKARTVIWAAGSTPRKLGVPGEAEFLGRGVSYCAVCDGALFKGRDVAVVGGGDSALEEALFLTKFANKVYLIHRRDKFRAVPIVQERVKANEKIKPVLNKVVESINGDQFVESLTLKDTVTGEKSEQKVDGIFIFIGSEPNTAPIAHLVELDDRGYILTDDEMKTATPGLFAAGDTRKKPLKQVITAAADGAVAAMSASRYLEEKK, from the coding sequence ATGTTTGATACACTCTGGGATGTTGTGATAGTCGGAGCCGGTCCTGCGGGGCTGGCCTCTGCCATATATACGGGTAGGAGTAACCTTAAGACGCTCGTTCTTGATGCCATGTTTCCCGGCGGGCAGCTTCTTATTACCGAGATGATAGAGAACTACCCCGGTTTTCCTGAGCCAATGGCCGGTTTTGAGCTTTCCGACAGGATGAAAAAGCAGGCTGAAAACTTTGGAGCCGTTATAGAGAGCGGTTATTCCGTCAATAAAGTTGATATTGATGGTGACATTTTTACTTTAAAGCTTGAATCTGGTGGTGAAGTTAAGGCCAGGACTGTTATATGGGCTGCAGGTTCTACACCAAGAAAACTCGGCGTTCCCGGTGAAGCAGAATTTTTGGGAAGGGGTGTTTCATACTGTGCTGTATGTGATGGTGCTCTTTTTAAAGGAAGAGATGTCGCCGTTGTCGGTGGTGGAGATTCTGCACTTGAGGAGGCACTCTTTCTAACGAAATTTGCAAACAAGGTTTACCTCATTCACAGGAGAGATAAGTTCCGTGCTGTTCCGATTGTTCAGGAAAGGGTAAAGGCAAATGAAAAGATAAAGCCCGTTTTAAATAAAGTTGTGGAATCTATTAACGGTGATCAATTTGTTGAATCTCTTACGCTTAAAGATACAGTTACAGGGGAAAAGAGCGAGCAGAAAGTTGATGGTATATTCATTTTTATAGGTAGTGAACCAAATACAGCTCCTATAGCTCATCTTGTTGAGCTTGACGATAGAGGGTACATTCTTACCGATGATGAGATGAAAACGGCAACGCCGGGCCTCTTTGCTGCCGGTGATACACGTAAAAAGCCGCTCAAGCAGGTGATTACTGCCGCAGCCGATGGGGCTGTTGCGGCAATGTCAGCATCAAGATACTTAGAGGAGAAGAAATGA
- the trxA gene encoding thioredoxin: MAREIQTIEEFEREVLASDVPVLVDFWAPWCGPCRMLAPTIEELANQYEGKIKVFKVNTDDLPMLAMQYGIRGIPTVMLFVNGEPADVKVGLQPKAVFEQTIERFIGEE; the protein is encoded by the coding sequence ATGGCAAGAGAAATCCAGACAATTGAAGAGTTTGAAAGGGAAGTTTTGGCTTCCGATGTACCGGTTCTCGTAGATTTTTGGGCACCGTGGTGTGGACCTTGCAGGATGCTCGCACCTACAATAGAGGAGCTTGCAAATCAGTACGAAGGAAAGATTAAAGTTTTCAAGGTTAATACGGATGACCTTCCGATGCTTGCTATGCAGTACGGCATAAGAGGTATTCCTACGGTTATGCTCTTTGTTAATGGTGAGCCCGCCGATGTTAAGGTAGGTCTTCAACCTAAGGCTGTTTTTGAGCAGACGATAGAAAGATTTATCGGGGAAGAGTAA
- the nfo gene encoding deoxyribonuclease IV — MKFVGAHVSTAGGVSNAPLNAMKIGAKAFALFTKNQRQWKAKPISEEEVERFRENLAKAGIKTDHVLPHDSYLINLGHPVKEKREKSINAFIDEVKRCEILGLKYLNFHPGSHLRQISETECIRLIANSINRTLEATQNVTLVLENTAGQGSNVGYRFEHLAEIIDLVEDKTRIGVCLDTCHLFAAGYDLRTEDTFNETMKKFDSIVGFHFLKGMHLNDAKSQFGSRVDRHHSIGKGNLGIEPFRFIMRDNRFNNIPLILETIDPALWPEEIRLLYSFA; from the coding sequence ATGAAGTTTGTAGGTGCCCACGTCAGTACTGCCGGAGGCGTTTCAAACGCACCATTAAACGCCATGAAAATAGGAGCAAAGGCGTTCGCTCTGTTTACAAAAAATCAGCGGCAGTGGAAAGCAAAACCGATATCTGAAGAAGAGGTTGAACGTTTCAGAGAAAACCTTGCTAAAGCGGGCATAAAAACAGATCACGTTCTTCCTCACGACAGTTATCTTATAAACTTAGGCCACCCTGTAAAAGAAAAACGGGAAAAATCTATTAATGCATTCATAGACGAAGTCAAAAGATGCGAAATTTTAGGATTAAAGTATCTCAACTTCCACCCTGGAAGCCATCTCCGTCAGATTTCAGAAACGGAATGTATAAGATTAATAGCCAATTCCATAAACCGGACACTTGAAGCAACACAGAACGTAACGCTGGTACTTGAAAACACCGCCGGACAGGGAAGCAATGTTGGATACAGATTTGAACATCTTGCAGAAATAATTGATCTTGTCGAAGACAAAACAAGAATCGGCGTCTGTCTTGATACCTGCCATCTGTTTGCGGCAGGCTACGACTTAAGAACAGAAGATACCTTTAATGAAACGATGAAAAAGTTCGATTCTATCGTTGGATTTCACTTCCTTAAAGGTATGCACCTGAATGATGCCAAATCACAGTTTGGCAGCAGAGTCGACAGGCACCACTCTATTGGAAAAGGAAACTTAGGAATTGAACCGTTCAGGTTTATAATGAGAGACAATAGGTTCAATAATATTCCATTAATACTTGAAACGATAGACCCGGCGCTATGGCCGGAAGAGATTAGACTCCTGTATTCGTTTGCTTAG